In Chiloscyllium plagiosum isolate BGI_BamShark_2017 chromosome 39, ASM401019v2, whole genome shotgun sequence, one genomic interval encodes:
- the scaf1 gene encoding serine/arginine repetitive matrix protein 2 isoform X2 codes for MEDDENRDPQQNECSGDESESDQCTESYRERGAEQVRLILQPLGRSPLDKWTECNTSTQVNCTQPCVQQVKNTLQHLRDLNAATRQPNDCGKTCQRDSRKQKQIRRRKTCTPAGSNAITRNSPEIAVAGLHSTTSNGNPEKEVVSVLLSHLTSALQHIGSTYGATFRTRLNPEPEPVADLGASYFRLEPESTEATSDLQEDGISSLGIRVVHHPGFTLKKDRAWRYKKSASAGLPPSSQRVPFHSILGEALPYQDCVCSGGLSGMRDDANPSVESHGAKKTNNGLHLLDRYMLSPASLELLRQGLLRNTGSLEESETLGISRMRNKELRTETGSQPVTKDFRTPVFSPDKDLGMKRKLDLLDVELNCLSQRGSGLGGIANPSTDQKSSDSPLKRLVGDTQSSQPSEGANWGLVLGNGSGISNGQQRPLNGGGCSNSGNQPSSSSVSQTCPEKAESSSVSCQQNVTNRITCSDSRLGPDTYDPFSPTDEENVNGEFMGGDFSPKDRIELDDGEEEAEEEEEDEEKYDPFDPTGSIASSNNLSPLGDDSEGELKIVSDAGLTEEEDCESPEYEEDQSPESTTCALSDVELQIDCGNVVKSSLEPDLYSSPEYRDLESELQTGFAEGLSCAIKNEFESDSKLQINVQLDSVSQQETESIDSENDIQSQNELAREGTSDAMFEDEEPLLSPVGIDYSLMQSPGPNLQMENETVKLSLKSVQKEVLVCSLQEGDIWKSEHTKELGLEAKGNSGPLETAKQETDAGSLSAPRYQKNSERTISEPVESLESQSRLKAKSSSSSCVTSKSASRQRARTEVVRKDKSDSKVHSKAEHKSKSASASRYHHKSHRTVERKDNLVFTVNVSKWPEDARKYEDSEIEEGEIVQQDEENFSPARTFRSRGRIFERLRGVEGDDFISLHADSDEGALQIDLGESSADGGRKKVDQRRKVTNQQREKYVKESRSPAESKTQSGSHSESSSRSRKKRKREHKKARSKDRKRSRSQSRERKRSSSRSRLRIHRKKSRSRSRSWERRRSNSRSRHKVSRSRTRSREHRRSRSWSPSNSTSISALGPLRASAERWKNRVPQSKESGSFHRSRSSSKSRKERRKKEKHRELEAVKRRRHSRSRSTERSQREKRALSPSPRRSKERNEKEKDRSRERNPPSEKKHEKTVKGRRDSRIVVPPSIQDLNDDDILIKARSITRTITVNPGEEDQDDPMEVAALSPTREAMYDSDELGFENSFSDVEAGDHAQESRVPGKGQGSKNERRSSHEKSHRAGDPGAKLLKVKDRKRAHADEKSGKEKRRKKLPDGQKGAAGSESLKAEKKGKEHLIGSQSGKKVKSVPKESKQVPRKVKLQSKVAVLIRDGVSCAASMKEDRGKGGGLIGVKFSRDRESRSPFMKTEEQIHDSKPGRHRAVSSESKGIALRAPKGKAVAKPRSAPKKTKAAGAKVKGSGKKKKEAKPKTALKKAATDSGSSSSSSKESSPFRIKEELSWSSSEKSDDKVNLPSPSKDTVEQGLSPLSQISECAPQPVEAAFTPKEPTVHQQPPPPPPPQQQKDYHEHSDTSKVNGDKPRALSKPLSWDLQTGGGMLALTALLFKMEEANRAKAQDSIQAITQILSQTKPPVPPVPTSLSSHLPANQPAPKFLRQGSLSMLGCSAGLPALSGSAVQPPTSSSGKLYSTLESTEPSKMEGTTSTDGNMDSDRYLKKLHTQERAVEEVKLAIKPFYQKKEINKDDYKDILRKAVHKICHSKSGEINPVKVANLVKAYVEKYKYARRHSKRPEEGGRQSNGKEAGKLDKHGKASAQT; via the exons ATGGAAGATGATGAAAACCGGGATCCACAGCAGAACGAGTGCTCAGGGGATGAATCCGAATCGGATCAATGCACTGAATCTTACAGGGAGCGAG GTGCTGAGCAGGTACGGCTGATCCTACAGCCACTGGGGAGGAGCCCACTCGATAAATGGACTGAGTGCAACACTTCGACACAGGTCAACTGCACCCAGCCATGTGTGCAGCAAGTTAAG AACACGCTGCAGCACTTAAGAGATTTGAATGCAGCCACTCGACAACCAAATGACTGCGGGAAAACATGTCAACGAG ATTCCAGGAAGCAGAAACAGATTAGAAGGAGGAAGACAtgcacaccagcaggttcaaatGCCATCACTAGGAACTCACCGGAGATTGCAGTGGCTGGTCTTCACAGTACAACCAGCAATGGGAACCCG GAGAAGGAAGTGGTATCTGTTTTACTGTCCCACCTCACCAGTGCACTGCAACATATCGGATCCACATATGGAGCCACTTTCCGAACACGGCTGAATCCAGAACCTGAGCCTGTTGCAGATCTGGGAGCTTCTTATTT CAGGTTGGAGCCGGAAAGCACGGAGGCCACAAGTGACCTGCAAGAAGACGGCATCTCCAGTCTTGGGATCCGCGTTGTGCATCACCCAGGGTTTACGCTCAAGAAGGATCGAGCCTGGAGATACAAAAAGTCAG CGTCGGCTGGCCTACCACCTTCATCACAGAGAGTACCGTTTCACAGCATCTTGGGAGAAGCTTTACCTTACCAAGATTGCGTATGCAGTGGTGGACTGTCCGGCATGAGAGACGATGCAAACCCATCTGTGGAGTCCCATGGCGCTAAAAAGACAAACAATGGATTGCATTTATTGGATCGATATATGTTGTCACCAGCATCCTTGGAACTTTTGAGACAAGGTTTGCTGAGGAACACGGGCAGCCTAGAGGAATCTGAAACTTTGGGGATCTCTCGAATGAGAAACAAAGAACTAAGGACAGAGACAGGTAGTCAGCCAGTGACTAAAGACTTCAGAACCCCAGTTTTCTCCCCAGATAAGGATTTGGGAATGAAGAGAAAACTGGATCTATTGGATGTGGAGCTCAACTGCCTATCTCAGAGAGGCAGTGGGCTCGGTGGAATTGCAAATCCTAGCACAGATCAAAAATCATCGGATTCTCCTTTAAAAAGGCTAGTGGGTGATACCCAGAGCTCTCAGCCCTCTGAAGGAGCCAACTGGGGCCTGGTTCTTGGGAACGGCAGTGGTATCTCAAATGGTCAACAAAGACCATTGAATGGAGGTGGGTGCTCCAACTCAGGAAACCAACCAAGTTCATCCAGTGTCTCTCAAACATGTCCGGAAAAGGCTGAATCCAGCTCTGTCTCTTGTCAGCAGAACGTTACCAACCGGATTACTTGTTCTGATAGTCGATTGGGGCCTGATACCTATGACCCATTCAGTCCAACTGATGAGGAGAATGTCAACGGAGAGTTTATGGGTGGTGACTTCTCCCCAAAAGACAGGATTGAATTGGATGACGGTGAGGAGGAAGCtgaagaggaggaagaggatgAGGAGAAATATGACCCTTTTGATCCCACAGGATCCATTGCAAGTTCTAATAATTTAAGTCCATTAGGAGATGATTCAGAAGGTGAGCTGAAAATTGTTAGTGATGCAGGGCTAACTGAAGAAGAGGATTGTGAGAGTCCTGAATACGAAGAAGACCAGTCACCGGAATCAACAACATGTGCTCTGTCAGACGTGGAACTGCAGATTGACTGCGGCAACGTGGTCAAATCCAGTCTGGAACCTGATCTCTACAGCTCCCCTGAGTACAGAGATTTAGAATCTGAGCTCCAGACGGGCTTTGCAGAAGGGTTAAGCTGTGCGATCAAAAATGAATTTGAAAGTGACTCCAAACTGCAGATCAATGTTCAGCTGGACTCAGTCTCACAACAAGAGACTGAATCGATTGACTCAGAAAATGATATTCAGTCTCAAAATGAGCTGGCTAGAGAGGGGACCAGCGATGCAATGTTTGAAGATGAGGAGCCATTGTTATCACCAGTTGGCATTGATTATAGCTTAATGCAGAGTCCTGGCCCCAATTTACAAATGGAGAATGAAACAGTGAAGCTTTCATTGAAATCGGTGCAGAAAGAAGTCTTAGTCTGCTCCTTGCAGGAGGgagacatttggaaaagtgaaCACACAAAAGAGCTGGGTCTTGAAGCAAAGGGCAATTCTGGCCCCCTGGAAACAGCGAAACAAGAAACAGATGCAGGTTCACTCAGTGCCCCCAGGTATCAGAAGAATTCTGAAAGGACCATCTCTGAGCCAGTAGAATCGCTGGAATCCCAGAGCCGGTTAAAAGCAAAGTCGAGCTCAAGTAGCTGTGTCACGTCCAAGTCCGCATCGAGGCAACGGGCAAGAACTGAAGTGGTTCGAAAGGACAAATCCGACTCCAAAGTGCATTCAAAGGCAGAGCACAAGAGCAAGTCTGCTTCTGCCTCCAGGTACCACCACAAATCCCACCGTACTGTGGAAAGAAAAGACAATCTGGTTTTCACGGTGAACGTTTCCAAGTGGCCAGAGGATGCACGTAAATATGAAGACTCTGAAATCGAAGAGGGCGAGATTGTGCAGCAAGATGAAGAGAACTTCAGTCCTGCTAGAACCTTTCGCAGTCGCGGGCGTATCTTTGAGCGCCTGAGGGGAGTTGAAGGAGATGATTTCATCTCTTTGCACGCTGATTCCGATGAAGGGGCACTGCAGATAGATCTGGGCGAGAGCTCAGCAGATGGAGGGCGAAAGAAAGTGGACCAGAGAAGAAAAGTGACAAACCAGCAGAGGGAGAAGTATGTGAAAGAGTCCAGGTCGCCAGCAGAGTCCAAGACCCAGTCTGGGTCACATTCCGAATCCAGCTCCCGCAGCCGGAAAAAGCGCAAGAGAGAGCACAAAAAGGCCCGGTCGAAAGATCGCAAACGATCCAGGTCCCAGTCACGGGAACGTAAAAGGTCCTCGTCTAGAAGTAGGTTGCGAATCCACCGCAAAAAGTCCAGATCCAGATCTAGATCCTGGGAACGAAGGAGGTCAAATTCCAGATCACGTCATAAGGTATCTCGGTCCCGGACCCGTTCTCGAGAGCATCGTAGATCCAGATCGTGGTCACCTTCCAACAGCACTAGCATTTCTGCGCTCGGGCCTCTGAGGGCTTCAGCCGAGAGGTGGAAAAACCGCGTGCCCCAATCGAAGGAGAGTGGGTCATTCCATCGTTCCCGGTCAAGCAGCAagtccaggaaggagaggaggaagaaggagaaACACCGGGAGCTGGAAGCAGTAAAACGCCGAAGGCATTCAAGGTCCAGGTCCACGGAGCGGTCACAGAGGGAGAAGAGAGCACTCAGCCCTTCTCCCAGAAGATCGAAAGAGAGGAACGAGAAAGAGAAGGACAGAAGTAGAGAGAGAAACCCCCCAAGTGAAAAGAAACATGAGAAGACTGTAAAGGGAAGGCGGGACAGCAGAATAGTGGTCCCCCCCTCAATTCAAGACCTAAACGATGATGACATCTTAATTAAAGCTCGCTCAATTACCAGGACCATTACTGTGAATCCAGGTGAGGAAGACCAAGATGATCCCATGGAGGTGGCAGCTCTGTCTCCAACCCGGGAAGCCATGTACGACTCCGACGAGTTGGGCTTTGAGAACAGTTTCTCTGACGTCGAGGCTGGGGACCACGCGCAGGAGAGCAGGGTTCCTGGAAAGGGCCAAGGGAGCAAGAACGAGAGGCGAAGCAGTCACGAGAAAAGCCACAGAGCCGGAGACCCTGGGGCAAAGCTTCTCAAAGTCAAAGACCGAAAGCGAGCTCATGCAGATGAGAAGTCAGGCAAAGAGAAGCGAAGGAAAAAGCTACCGGATGGGCAGAAGGGGGCAGCCGGGTCAGAGAGCTTGAAGGCAGAGAAAAAAGGGAAAGAGCACTTGATTGGCAGCCAGTCCGGGAAAAAGGTCAAGTCTGTGCCCAAGGAAAGCAAACAGGTGCCCAGGAAAGTGAAGCTCCAATCCAAGGTAGCAGTTCTAATCCGAGATGGGGTGAGCTGTGCTGCCTCAATGAAGGAAGACCGTGGCAAAGGCGGAGGCTTGATTGGCGTGAAGTTCAGTCGCGATAGGGAGAGCAGATCGCCGTTTATGAAAACCGAGGAACAGATCCATGACTCCAAGCCCGGCAGGCACCGAGCCGTCAGTTCGGAGAGCAAAGGCATCGCCTTGCGGGCGCCAAAGGGAAAGGCCGTGGCCAAGCCCCGCTCCGCGCCCAAGAAAACGAAAGCAGCCGGCGCCAAGGTGAAGGGATCCGGGAAAAAGAAGAAGGAAGCCAAGCCGAAAACGGCCCTGAAGAAGGCAGCGACTgacagtggcagcagcagcagcagcagcaaagagTCCAGTCCCTTCAGGATCAAGGAAGAGCTGTCGTGGTCTTCGTCGGAGAAATCCGACGACAAAGTCAACCTCCCGAGCCCGTCGAAGGACACGGTGGAGCAGGGGCTGTCCCCCCTCTCTCAGATTTCAGAGTGTGCTCCCCAGCCCGTGGAGGCTGCCTTCACGCCAAAGGAGCCAACTGTCCACCagcagccccctcccccaccccctccgcaGCAACAGAAGGACTATCACGAGCACAGCGACACTTCAAAGGTCAATGGAGACAAGCCGAGAGCACTGAGCAAACCGTTGTCTTGGGACCTGCAAACAGGCGGAGGAATGTTAGCAC TTACTGCACTGCTGTTCAAGATGGAGGAAGCCAACCGAGCAAAGGCCCAGGATTCTATTCAAGCAATCACCCAG ATTCTCAGCCAGACTAAGCCCCCCGTGCCACCAGTGCCGACCAGCCTGTCCTCCCACCTTCCTGCCAACCAGCCGGCACCCAAGTTTCTCCGGCAGGGCTCCTTGTCGATGTTGGGCTGCTCAGCGGGGCTGCCTGCACTGTCAGGGTCTGCAGTTCAGCCTCCAACCTCCAGCTCTGGGAAGCTGTATAGCACATTGGAGAGCACAGAGCCCAGCAAGATGGAAGGCACCACCAGCACAGATGGCAACATGGACAGCGACAGG TACCTGAAGAAGCTGCACACGCAGGAGCGTGCAGTGGAGGAGGTGAAACTCGCCATCAAACCCTTCTATCAGAAAAAGGAGATCAACAAGGATGATTACAAAGATATTCTCCGCAAAGCCGTACACAAG ATCTGCCACAGTAAAAGTGGCGAAATCAACCCTGTCAAAGTTGCCAACTTGGTGAAAGCGTACGTGGAGAAATACAAGTATGCACGAAGACACAGCAAGAGACCCGAAGAAGGAGGACGCCAGAGCAACGGGAAGGAGGCCGGGAAGTTAGACAAACATGGAAAAGCCTCAGCACAGACGTAA
- the scaf1 gene encoding serine/arginine repetitive matrix protein 2 isoform X1, whose translation MEDDENRDPQQNECSGDESESDQCTESYRERGAEQVRLILQPLGRSPLDKWTECNTSTQVNCTQPCVQQVKNTLQHLRDLNAATRQPNDCGKTCQRDSRKQKQIRRRKTCTPAGSNAITRNSPEIAVAGLHSTTSNGNPEKEVVSVLLSHLTSALQHIGSTYGATFRTRLNPEPEPVADLGASYFSRLEPESTEATSDLQEDGISSLGIRVVHHPGFTLKKDRAWRYKKSASAGLPPSSQRVPFHSILGEALPYQDCVCSGGLSGMRDDANPSVESHGAKKTNNGLHLLDRYMLSPASLELLRQGLLRNTGSLEESETLGISRMRNKELRTETGSQPVTKDFRTPVFSPDKDLGMKRKLDLLDVELNCLSQRGSGLGGIANPSTDQKSSDSPLKRLVGDTQSSQPSEGANWGLVLGNGSGISNGQQRPLNGGGCSNSGNQPSSSSVSQTCPEKAESSSVSCQQNVTNRITCSDSRLGPDTYDPFSPTDEENVNGEFMGGDFSPKDRIELDDGEEEAEEEEEDEEKYDPFDPTGSIASSNNLSPLGDDSEGELKIVSDAGLTEEEDCESPEYEEDQSPESTTCALSDVELQIDCGNVVKSSLEPDLYSSPEYRDLESELQTGFAEGLSCAIKNEFESDSKLQINVQLDSVSQQETESIDSENDIQSQNELAREGTSDAMFEDEEPLLSPVGIDYSLMQSPGPNLQMENETVKLSLKSVQKEVLVCSLQEGDIWKSEHTKELGLEAKGNSGPLETAKQETDAGSLSAPRYQKNSERTISEPVESLESQSRLKAKSSSSSCVTSKSASRQRARTEVVRKDKSDSKVHSKAEHKSKSASASRYHHKSHRTVERKDNLVFTVNVSKWPEDARKYEDSEIEEGEIVQQDEENFSPARTFRSRGRIFERLRGVEGDDFISLHADSDEGALQIDLGESSADGGRKKVDQRRKVTNQQREKYVKESRSPAESKTQSGSHSESSSRSRKKRKREHKKARSKDRKRSRSQSRERKRSSSRSRLRIHRKKSRSRSRSWERRRSNSRSRHKVSRSRTRSREHRRSRSWSPSNSTSISALGPLRASAERWKNRVPQSKESGSFHRSRSSSKSRKERRKKEKHRELEAVKRRRHSRSRSTERSQREKRALSPSPRRSKERNEKEKDRSRERNPPSEKKHEKTVKGRRDSRIVVPPSIQDLNDDDILIKARSITRTITVNPGEEDQDDPMEVAALSPTREAMYDSDELGFENSFSDVEAGDHAQESRVPGKGQGSKNERRSSHEKSHRAGDPGAKLLKVKDRKRAHADEKSGKEKRRKKLPDGQKGAAGSESLKAEKKGKEHLIGSQSGKKVKSVPKESKQVPRKVKLQSKVAVLIRDGVSCAASMKEDRGKGGGLIGVKFSRDRESRSPFMKTEEQIHDSKPGRHRAVSSESKGIALRAPKGKAVAKPRSAPKKTKAAGAKVKGSGKKKKEAKPKTALKKAATDSGSSSSSSKESSPFRIKEELSWSSSEKSDDKVNLPSPSKDTVEQGLSPLSQISECAPQPVEAAFTPKEPTVHQQPPPPPPPQQQKDYHEHSDTSKVNGDKPRALSKPLSWDLQTGGGMLALTALLFKMEEANRAKAQDSIQAITQILSQTKPPVPPVPTSLSSHLPANQPAPKFLRQGSLSMLGCSAGLPALSGSAVQPPTSSSGKLYSTLESTEPSKMEGTTSTDGNMDSDRYLKKLHTQERAVEEVKLAIKPFYQKKEINKDDYKDILRKAVHKICHSKSGEINPVKVANLVKAYVEKYKYARRHSKRPEEGGRQSNGKEAGKLDKHGKASAQT comes from the exons ATGGAAGATGATGAAAACCGGGATCCACAGCAGAACGAGTGCTCAGGGGATGAATCCGAATCGGATCAATGCACTGAATCTTACAGGGAGCGAG GTGCTGAGCAGGTACGGCTGATCCTACAGCCACTGGGGAGGAGCCCACTCGATAAATGGACTGAGTGCAACACTTCGACACAGGTCAACTGCACCCAGCCATGTGTGCAGCAAGTTAAG AACACGCTGCAGCACTTAAGAGATTTGAATGCAGCCACTCGACAACCAAATGACTGCGGGAAAACATGTCAACGAG ATTCCAGGAAGCAGAAACAGATTAGAAGGAGGAAGACAtgcacaccagcaggttcaaatGCCATCACTAGGAACTCACCGGAGATTGCAGTGGCTGGTCTTCACAGTACAACCAGCAATGGGAACCCG GAGAAGGAAGTGGTATCTGTTTTACTGTCCCACCTCACCAGTGCACTGCAACATATCGGATCCACATATGGAGCCACTTTCCGAACACGGCTGAATCCAGAACCTGAGCCTGTTGCAGATCTGGGAGCTTCTTATTT TAGCAGGTTGGAGCCGGAAAGCACGGAGGCCACAAGTGACCTGCAAGAAGACGGCATCTCCAGTCTTGGGATCCGCGTTGTGCATCACCCAGGGTTTACGCTCAAGAAGGATCGAGCCTGGAGATACAAAAAGTCAG CGTCGGCTGGCCTACCACCTTCATCACAGAGAGTACCGTTTCACAGCATCTTGGGAGAAGCTTTACCTTACCAAGATTGCGTATGCAGTGGTGGACTGTCCGGCATGAGAGACGATGCAAACCCATCTGTGGAGTCCCATGGCGCTAAAAAGACAAACAATGGATTGCATTTATTGGATCGATATATGTTGTCACCAGCATCCTTGGAACTTTTGAGACAAGGTTTGCTGAGGAACACGGGCAGCCTAGAGGAATCTGAAACTTTGGGGATCTCTCGAATGAGAAACAAAGAACTAAGGACAGAGACAGGTAGTCAGCCAGTGACTAAAGACTTCAGAACCCCAGTTTTCTCCCCAGATAAGGATTTGGGAATGAAGAGAAAACTGGATCTATTGGATGTGGAGCTCAACTGCCTATCTCAGAGAGGCAGTGGGCTCGGTGGAATTGCAAATCCTAGCACAGATCAAAAATCATCGGATTCTCCTTTAAAAAGGCTAGTGGGTGATACCCAGAGCTCTCAGCCCTCTGAAGGAGCCAACTGGGGCCTGGTTCTTGGGAACGGCAGTGGTATCTCAAATGGTCAACAAAGACCATTGAATGGAGGTGGGTGCTCCAACTCAGGAAACCAACCAAGTTCATCCAGTGTCTCTCAAACATGTCCGGAAAAGGCTGAATCCAGCTCTGTCTCTTGTCAGCAGAACGTTACCAACCGGATTACTTGTTCTGATAGTCGATTGGGGCCTGATACCTATGACCCATTCAGTCCAACTGATGAGGAGAATGTCAACGGAGAGTTTATGGGTGGTGACTTCTCCCCAAAAGACAGGATTGAATTGGATGACGGTGAGGAGGAAGCtgaagaggaggaagaggatgAGGAGAAATATGACCCTTTTGATCCCACAGGATCCATTGCAAGTTCTAATAATTTAAGTCCATTAGGAGATGATTCAGAAGGTGAGCTGAAAATTGTTAGTGATGCAGGGCTAACTGAAGAAGAGGATTGTGAGAGTCCTGAATACGAAGAAGACCAGTCACCGGAATCAACAACATGTGCTCTGTCAGACGTGGAACTGCAGATTGACTGCGGCAACGTGGTCAAATCCAGTCTGGAACCTGATCTCTACAGCTCCCCTGAGTACAGAGATTTAGAATCTGAGCTCCAGACGGGCTTTGCAGAAGGGTTAAGCTGTGCGATCAAAAATGAATTTGAAAGTGACTCCAAACTGCAGATCAATGTTCAGCTGGACTCAGTCTCACAACAAGAGACTGAATCGATTGACTCAGAAAATGATATTCAGTCTCAAAATGAGCTGGCTAGAGAGGGGACCAGCGATGCAATGTTTGAAGATGAGGAGCCATTGTTATCACCAGTTGGCATTGATTATAGCTTAATGCAGAGTCCTGGCCCCAATTTACAAATGGAGAATGAAACAGTGAAGCTTTCATTGAAATCGGTGCAGAAAGAAGTCTTAGTCTGCTCCTTGCAGGAGGgagacatttggaaaagtgaaCACACAAAAGAGCTGGGTCTTGAAGCAAAGGGCAATTCTGGCCCCCTGGAAACAGCGAAACAAGAAACAGATGCAGGTTCACTCAGTGCCCCCAGGTATCAGAAGAATTCTGAAAGGACCATCTCTGAGCCAGTAGAATCGCTGGAATCCCAGAGCCGGTTAAAAGCAAAGTCGAGCTCAAGTAGCTGTGTCACGTCCAAGTCCGCATCGAGGCAACGGGCAAGAACTGAAGTGGTTCGAAAGGACAAATCCGACTCCAAAGTGCATTCAAAGGCAGAGCACAAGAGCAAGTCTGCTTCTGCCTCCAGGTACCACCACAAATCCCACCGTACTGTGGAAAGAAAAGACAATCTGGTTTTCACGGTGAACGTTTCCAAGTGGCCAGAGGATGCACGTAAATATGAAGACTCTGAAATCGAAGAGGGCGAGATTGTGCAGCAAGATGAAGAGAACTTCAGTCCTGCTAGAACCTTTCGCAGTCGCGGGCGTATCTTTGAGCGCCTGAGGGGAGTTGAAGGAGATGATTTCATCTCTTTGCACGCTGATTCCGATGAAGGGGCACTGCAGATAGATCTGGGCGAGAGCTCAGCAGATGGAGGGCGAAAGAAAGTGGACCAGAGAAGAAAAGTGACAAACCAGCAGAGGGAGAAGTATGTGAAAGAGTCCAGGTCGCCAGCAGAGTCCAAGACCCAGTCTGGGTCACATTCCGAATCCAGCTCCCGCAGCCGGAAAAAGCGCAAGAGAGAGCACAAAAAGGCCCGGTCGAAAGATCGCAAACGATCCAGGTCCCAGTCACGGGAACGTAAAAGGTCCTCGTCTAGAAGTAGGTTGCGAATCCACCGCAAAAAGTCCAGATCCAGATCTAGATCCTGGGAACGAAGGAGGTCAAATTCCAGATCACGTCATAAGGTATCTCGGTCCCGGACCCGTTCTCGAGAGCATCGTAGATCCAGATCGTGGTCACCTTCCAACAGCACTAGCATTTCTGCGCTCGGGCCTCTGAGGGCTTCAGCCGAGAGGTGGAAAAACCGCGTGCCCCAATCGAAGGAGAGTGGGTCATTCCATCGTTCCCGGTCAAGCAGCAagtccaggaaggagaggaggaagaaggagaaACACCGGGAGCTGGAAGCAGTAAAACGCCGAAGGCATTCAAGGTCCAGGTCCACGGAGCGGTCACAGAGGGAGAAGAGAGCACTCAGCCCTTCTCCCAGAAGATCGAAAGAGAGGAACGAGAAAGAGAAGGACAGAAGTAGAGAGAGAAACCCCCCAAGTGAAAAGAAACATGAGAAGACTGTAAAGGGAAGGCGGGACAGCAGAATAGTGGTCCCCCCCTCAATTCAAGACCTAAACGATGATGACATCTTAATTAAAGCTCGCTCAATTACCAGGACCATTACTGTGAATCCAGGTGAGGAAGACCAAGATGATCCCATGGAGGTGGCAGCTCTGTCTCCAACCCGGGAAGCCATGTACGACTCCGACGAGTTGGGCTTTGAGAACAGTTTCTCTGACGTCGAGGCTGGGGACCACGCGCAGGAGAGCAGGGTTCCTGGAAAGGGCCAAGGGAGCAAGAACGAGAGGCGAAGCAGTCACGAGAAAAGCCACAGAGCCGGAGACCCTGGGGCAAAGCTTCTCAAAGTCAAAGACCGAAAGCGAGCTCATGCAGATGAGAAGTCAGGCAAAGAGAAGCGAAGGAAAAAGCTACCGGATGGGCAGAAGGGGGCAGCCGGGTCAGAGAGCTTGAAGGCAGAGAAAAAAGGGAAAGAGCACTTGATTGGCAGCCAGTCCGGGAAAAAGGTCAAGTCTGTGCCCAAGGAAAGCAAACAGGTGCCCAGGAAAGTGAAGCTCCAATCCAAGGTAGCAGTTCTAATCCGAGATGGGGTGAGCTGTGCTGCCTCAATGAAGGAAGACCGTGGCAAAGGCGGAGGCTTGATTGGCGTGAAGTTCAGTCGCGATAGGGAGAGCAGATCGCCGTTTATGAAAACCGAGGAACAGATCCATGACTCCAAGCCCGGCAGGCACCGAGCCGTCAGTTCGGAGAGCAAAGGCATCGCCTTGCGGGCGCCAAAGGGAAAGGCCGTGGCCAAGCCCCGCTCCGCGCCCAAGAAAACGAAAGCAGCCGGCGCCAAGGTGAAGGGATCCGGGAAAAAGAAGAAGGAAGCCAAGCCGAAAACGGCCCTGAAGAAGGCAGCGACTgacagtggcagcagcagcagcagcagcaaagagTCCAGTCCCTTCAGGATCAAGGAAGAGCTGTCGTGGTCTTCGTCGGAGAAATCCGACGACAAAGTCAACCTCCCGAGCCCGTCGAAGGACACGGTGGAGCAGGGGCTGTCCCCCCTCTCTCAGATTTCAGAGTGTGCTCCCCAGCCCGTGGAGGCTGCCTTCACGCCAAAGGAGCCAACTGTCCACCagcagccccctcccccaccccctccgcaGCAACAGAAGGACTATCACGAGCACAGCGACACTTCAAAGGTCAATGGAGACAAGCCGAGAGCACTGAGCAAACCGTTGTCTTGGGACCTGCAAACAGGCGGAGGAATGTTAGCAC TTACTGCACTGCTGTTCAAGATGGAGGAAGCCAACCGAGCAAAGGCCCAGGATTCTATTCAAGCAATCACCCAG ATTCTCAGCCAGACTAAGCCCCCCGTGCCACCAGTGCCGACCAGCCTGTCCTCCCACCTTCCTGCCAACCAGCCGGCACCCAAGTTTCTCCGGCAGGGCTCCTTGTCGATGTTGGGCTGCTCAGCGGGGCTGCCTGCACTGTCAGGGTCTGCAGTTCAGCCTCCAACCTCCAGCTCTGGGAAGCTGTATAGCACATTGGAGAGCACAGAGCCCAGCAAGATGGAAGGCACCACCAGCACAGATGGCAACATGGACAGCGACAGG TACCTGAAGAAGCTGCACACGCAGGAGCGTGCAGTGGAGGAGGTGAAACTCGCCATCAAACCCTTCTATCAGAAAAAGGAGATCAACAAGGATGATTACAAAGATATTCTCCGCAAAGCCGTACACAAG ATCTGCCACAGTAAAAGTGGCGAAATCAACCCTGTCAAAGTTGCCAACTTGGTGAAAGCGTACGTGGAGAAATACAAGTATGCACGAAGACACAGCAAGAGACCCGAAGAAGGAGGACGCCAGAGCAACGGGAAGGAGGCCGGGAAGTTAGACAAACATGGAAAAGCCTCAGCACAGACGTAA